In Mya arenaria isolate MELC-2E11 chromosome 1, ASM2691426v1, the genomic stretch ACCTATTTAAAAATAGAGATAAAGGGCTTTGATACGACATGAACTTGCGTAGAGATATTCCGCTGATCATATTTTATAGTGAGTGCACAATTTAATCCAAATCAATGTATATTACGTTGCACtgctttttttaaaacttaagatttatattttttaatcattgaaATTTAGTGAATCTACTTACATATTTCCTTTGTCAAAAGAACCAATGACATTGTTTATGTTCCGTTTTATTAAATGCATATCGACTGGTATAACCTTAGAGATCAAACAACATTAATTTAAGACAATTTCACTTCACGACAATCCTTTCATTCGGATGGCAATCAACAAAATGccaattattataatttatcgATATATAAATTAAGATACAGATAAAGTATTTTCAGTTGTTGATTCAACATTATCGCATAGATGACCATTATCTGTACGACCTCTCAGGATAATGTGTATAATCTCAGCAATCTAACACAAGCTATTTAACCAAAGTTCATGATCTATAGTTacagttataaataattatttctatgTAATGTGTGTATAACATTTTGTAGCTGTTTCCATAACTCGTTGATGTTACCACTGTCAGTGCCCTTatccatcttactttttgtaattgtatccatgaatataataagtaacggcttttgaaaatatttgttcaaatatgtgtacctattttaaactatatacttttatttctcaaggtcacaagctcattattatgttttgatgtgttatgtatgtatgttcatCGTGtcagaaaatagctcattgatcatatgtttcttgttaagatatacccgactttaaaaactgttatattttgtacattgtatCACGTGTTATACATGGCTGAATTGAGTGAATGCAATGATGTAGTGGAAGATCCGTCCTAATATGtacatattgttatattttgtaaaaggaATTGAATAAAGTTGTACCAGTTACTACCCGGACTCAATCGTTATTCAAATGCACTGATAGCAGTCTTCACAATTAATAAGAAACACTGCGCCCTAACTTTGGTTTTTCGTTTTTCTCTCTTTGGAACGTTTAATATATACACTACAATGTATAAACAAGAACGAGTTACACTTCATATAAGATGAACTACTTTCTTGGAATTTGCCTATTcagttttatttgctttttacAGCTCGACCTATATTCTTTCACCTTTTGTGAAGacaatttctttcaggcaggtgTTGTCAATTAATAGACAATAAGTTTGTAGAAGAGTACGTGCTGTCTGGCAAAAGAGCCTGTCAGAGTGGAATGAGTTCTGTGACATTCGGAAGAATGCAGTTTTTTTCTCGTGAGTCAATTTAAACTAcaacaaattatcaaaaacgACTTGTAAGTTGTAACGATAAcacgtatttttttaaactttcgaTGTGACCAAAAGTTGCTTAATGAAAATCTAGTGCATCTTAGATAACCCAGTTTATCAATAACATAGCGGGTACATTCTATGCTGGAATTAATCTGCGTTTTATTTGCATGTCAGACATGTAATCATGACGGTCTGTATTCGGGAGTATGCAGTTATTAGAAACATCGGTGATTCGGTGATGACATTTctgcattaaaaataattgagtttGCATCATCGGTTCATACACATTCCAATAACAGTTTATCAATAGAAAAGATGGTAGAAGGGTAAAAATCCATTCCAACCTTTACTAAGCATTCTAAAACGATTTAATTTATGGCGGTTAGCGATAATAAATTTGTAAGAACATTTTTATGCAGTTTTATAATATGCCaaaaattaaattgattatCTGTAATCGTTAGTTTTCGTAAAATAGcttaaaatgcatttgtattGAACCGTATTGgaaagaaacaaaatgtttagAAAAACAATAGAGATGAAATAATTCTGACGTTCATCTTTCTGGCAAttttaaaaaacagttatcATTTCTAAATCCTgtcatgaataaatatgttatggAACATATTTTAAGTCGTTCGAGAATCGAACATTGCAAATAAATCGACAGgcacatttcgtaacaaattgAACAGAAAATGGTAATATTCAACACTATTATTTCCTGATTATTTcgtaatattttattataattatcccCATTCATTTTCTTATTGCATTAAAGTCGTGATCTTTGTTTCTCTAATTTGTAAATGTGGTCTGTCCTTCTCAGTGTTGCAAGATTCACAAAAGATTcctcattttcaaaaacaatagaCGTAATAAACCTCGTTCTGCAAAAAAAACACGATCACACTTCACTTTTCCATAGGGGTCTTAAAGTGTACGTATTAAAActtgatttattaattataattattttagagCAGCAGTCTAGAGTGTTATTGGTACTTTAATAGTGTTTGCTCTTTAGAATGTATTCAAATTGGATATCGCGAGAGTTGTTAGACGCACGTTAAGGACAGAAATAGAACTTTTATGACTTATATCAATggcataaaataactataacttataaatatataagcagTTGCTTCGGAATAAGTAAAACCTCTTCAGAATTCATACTTTTTTTCCTAcgttcattttattttggtgATTAACATATCCTTTTGAtgaataaacaaattgttgaggATATGTTTTGCTTGTCATATTATTGCTCCAATAAAATGGTTAATTGAGATTAACtgttatataattgtatacgtttgggaaacataattatgatgGGTATGGTTTATTCATGATGAGTGCAATGGATTCAACAATATGTCttgtataaatgaatacatactatagtgtttgttttcaaatggcAGACTTATGTTggctttaaacaggatattaTTTGAAGCCGATGCTTATTGGGTaattggcttgtccctgtggtCCTCGTTGTTTTATGAGTATACCATTATATTGTTAATATCAAGATATCTGAGATCGTCATACGAGAATTAAAGAGTTAAAGCTTGTAAATTCATTGTAAAATGATCATTCATTACAACATAGGGGCGCAGTACTGATAGTAAAGTCTATTATAAAGCCGAAACACCGACCGCGAAACATAGTGCCGATCTCAAGTAGAAACAAAAACACCAAAGAAGCGAACGCGTTTATTACTTTGCACctgattatttgtttgtcttttttgacAAACTTTTTCTATAGAATAACTTAGGGTATTGTATATAATAAGATTAATAATTTTGACTAGTCTGAACTTTAGGTCTCTTTTCGAAGACAGTTTCGTTGGTGTGCACATCCTCTTCTTTGGCTACAACCATTGACCGTCTGTGGTgtagaaaaataaaacttaGTACAGAAGTTGAAAGAATCATTGCTCACATGTTTGGCAATACCCCTAACTATGAGTTCAATAtggtttcaaaaatatttctgtaCCTTTTTCTAATGAACTGAGTGTCGCGAACGGTTTCTTGTAGATTCAGTGTTATCTTGTAACCTCTCATTCAGTGCAATAACCATGCTTCATATATACGGAACGGTTTCaagatatacatgtgtatgtttgtgtttgacatgttttcaTTACCTTTCtggtttttaaaatgatcagTCTTTGCGAGTCTAGACTCGAAGTTTTAAACGTGTAATACACTAAGGAAAGCTATGTCGGATAACTGTCGTTGCATAAAAAATATCGTTTCTTTAAAGAGTTGTCACTGTTGCTCCAATCGTTTACGATACTGGTCGTTGAGTACttattttatcagtttaataatttgtttgatattttcttaATGTCACCAAGTAGAAGTGAGTCCGATTAggcttattttttcattttgcaaatgCTTTATGTAAATGTTGGGGTCAGTGTGAGGTTGTGTACTCATAAACTCCCGTGTAATCCTTTAACGGGGCACACTGAAGATTGgtgcaattttattttattttaaatgcattattatgttcaaCTCATTTGACTAAAAAGACATGCGATATATGTACGGATAAAAAGTAcaagattttacaaaaatgtttatttttcaatgaaaaactaCGTGGCCAAAAAAAATCAGTGTTAAAAgtgccaaaatatcgctaataattttgaatatttatctgtacacgatcatatgttttttttagttcTGTCCAATAAAgacaaatatgtttgtaataatgCATTAGCATAACAAAAGAAATTACTTCAGCTATGTTGTGCCCCTTGATTGTATGTTCATTGACCGTTTCCAGGTTGTACCCAAATATGTATCAATAAACAAatgattacattaattttataaacgaTGTTTCTTTATCTTACGTGGATGCTATTCGTGAATAATGTGGTCACTTAAGAGTACATAAACACTTTGCTGAAAATTACCGGGGAAACATTATATTGAGAACAAATGAACTAATATGCATCACTGCTGAACTCTCTTCTGATGAGTTTTTCAAGGCGATAACCCAACACTCATTAAACAATTAACATCGTTGTATGTGTCTTCTGTCTGTGTTGTTGAGTAAGTTAAAGTATATCGTTTTCTGCATGTAAGGCCTAACCATATGCCTATGTTGTGTTGACAGAGTCTTTGTTACTTGTTAGGCTTCGGAGGTTTGATCAATATATGGGAGTTCCAGCTTAAATGgtatgctttattttttataagtcatagcttcaaaaataaaacaagattgATCTTACAATATCATTGCGATAGAATATATAATTTCAAGCATAGTCATGAAAACACATTCATTCAAGCAAACAATGCTTACATTAAGatcaatacttataataataaaacagtgTTCTGAACTTTAAAGAGCAGTTAATGATTACACCAGCTAAGCAATTCTCATTTAGAACTGATGGTAAGAATTGCATTAAGAATATGTTCTTGGTCAAAAGTCCATGACCAAGTATCCCTTCAAAgtgatattattttcatataccactacaattaacattttttcattagtATTTTCgactaaaatacattttgttatagaaatgaaattaaaatatatctcttTCGAGCTGCCATAACTGCTTGCACATTGTCAATTgataatactgaaaaaaatcaatagtttttttatagataatacaaattatgagcCTGACATGAGCGGCTATCACTGCGAAAAGTATCAGTTATATTGTGAGTGCCCCTCGGGaatgcatatattttcataaaaaaatctatcTCTTTTCATAACAGATGCTTATAACAGTAAAATatcactttaaaacaatgattgcAGCTAAGCCACGCATATCTTGTAAACAACATGGACAACATagaatcaaaacatttgaaaaatagtttatatgCCTTTGCAAGGTGATTCGCGCGAACCAATCATAGCTtggttaaaaaagaaaataataaaatcattgtcCCGATTGTACGGCGTTACCTACTGGGATTATCAAAGTTAATATAGTGTGATGTTTTGACCATTGCGTCGGCTGAATAATGCAATCggtttgttcataaaaaagtaGTAAATGTACCCAAGTAACATCCATCTCCCAACACCATTTGCGGAGGATTGGATATGAAAAGCTTGAGAATGAGAGAACAGTCCAAGGGAATTTggtcaaattttgacaattgaaGGACAGTTTCTTAAGAGTGAACAGTGTGATCTGACAATTGATGGATTTTGTTGGATATATGATGCTCTAAGATATTATAACCCATTTTAGTCAAGATTGGATAAGAACAATTTAGATGAGAGAGCGGTCAAAAAGACGTTGGTCAATTTTCGTCAATTCAAGATTCATAACTCAATGGCTAACAATGCAATCTGAGAGTTGATCAAACTCAGTCGAGATATTATGCCAAAGACCATGTTACCCATATATGTAAAGATAAGATAACACATATAACATTAAGAGAGTGGCAAGAAAGTGTGGGACGGCGCGGTTGACGACAAGGACGCGACGACCGTATTAAGGACGTCAGACAACATAATCCCtttatgtctgccatgctacgcAGGAGACATTAAACTATGGTCAACTAGTTACAAGTTTATGAGACTGTATGAATAGTACTGGACGTCTTTTATGTAACGACCTTGCTACACCTTTGCGTTTTGTTGCTTTTCGCTTTTTGAGTCTGTGTAGAAGAATCAGAGAAGCTCGACGCCCGCACCCATTACAAACTATATGCAACTTCAATGTAGGGTCGTCCGAATTGGATGCGCGTTCAAGAACGGACGGGTGTAATGTTAGCCGGAGGGACTTTGTCTTCTTCAAGCGTGATCTCACTGACGTGAGCACACTCCCTTGTTTTCCATCGTCCGTCACATTGGACACAGTTAGTTCGATTTCTAAATTTCGTTTTCGGCgtcttttctttttattcttcTTTGATAAAGTGTCAGTGTTTCTCAGTTCCGATGATTTCGCTAATTTATCCAAACGTTcctgttttcttttcttcttgTATTTAACTCTCACTAGTAAATTTACCATGTCTACAACCGTTCGATTATCGGATGGAATGTCGGAAAGCttgaattgaattatgtttGTGTCTGCTGACTttcctgaaaatgaaaatacagtgaccattattcaaatttgagaaaaatacataaatgtttattggcgttttaaaacattctttaaaaatacttttaaacttttgtttatttttttcttatcagTGAGCTTCACATTCCTTATCCATCATCTCGTTTATGTCCcgacttaaaaaataaataaacgtaTAACATGGATATGGCGTACAAAAAACAAGCTTTGATATTAAGGTATGATATATACGTACaattatgtgatttttttatgcaCCGTGACCCCCTTATTGTTTGGTGCCATTTGAAAGAGTATTATCCGGAGAGCTAAGgatatgtaaaaatattctaaaaaaatgtcACGAATATAGTTTTATGGCCATCGAAGATAGAAATTCAATCATTTCGAGTGTGCTTTCAATtgaaacaaagaacaaaaaagAGGAAAATGCAATCACtttatctgtaaaatataaTCGTTTTTACTTGACATATCATTTGTTATCGGTAcaaaaaccctttcaaatgatatcaaactaTATGGGTCACTAGGCATCAACACTTAACATTACAATGTCACGATAAAACGAAAATCTTCCATTTATAAATAGGATTGCTTAACAGATGTGTATACATTTGCATTTGTAAGAAAGCTGGTTCTTTGTGAAAGACAACTTTACCTGGTGATTCTGAAAGAACTCGTGTGATATCCAGCAGTCTAAATGGAATCCCATTGTAAATCGGTGGTGGTTTGGTGGTGTATGGATTTGGAGTCGGCCGCAGTGGAGGATCTGTGATCCCTAAACGCCGCAGTATGTCGGCTCTTATCATGGCTAAGTTGAGAAGCTCCTTCATCTGTACCTATTGTCAATCAAACATATATGGGTCATATGAATACATCCCTACGAACTTTTGTACaggaaaacaatgttttttggTTATTCCGTCGAAAAAACTTTCCTTTCAAAAACATTGACGGAATACTATAATTCCAACTACGACCTTTATAATTCAGTAGCCGAATCAGTTGTTTTATATGCCATTACAATACTATAAGTTATGTGTTATTAAATGGCACTACCTGAAGGTTTTGTCGTGATGTTGATTCCTCCTTGTTTGGATATCTTCGCGGATCTACGGGCAGGAGGCATACAGCTGATGTTGCGATGTAACCCAGAAGGACCAAGAGGTACTGGTATAGGTCCATTCGAGTAAAGattctaaatataaaaaagtatcagTACAATGATgtcaagtgaaataataaagtagtagtagtagtagtagtagtagtagtagtaggagtagtagtagtagtagtagtagtagtagtagtagtagtagtagtagttgtagtagtagtagtagtagtagtagtagtagtagtagtagtagtagtagtagtagtagtagtaggaggagcagcagcagcagcagcagcagcagaagtagttgtagtaatagtagttgtagtagtagtagtagtagtagtagtagtagtagtagtagtagtagtagtagtagtagtagtagtagtagtagtagtagtagtagtagtagtagtagtagtagtagtagttttagcagcagcagcagcagcagcagtagtagtagtagtagtagcagtagtagtagtagtagtagtagtagtagtagtagaagtagtagcagtagcagtagcagtagtagtagtagtagtagtagtagtagtagttttagcagcagcagcagcagcagcagcagcagcagtagtagtagtagtagtagtagtagcagtagtagtagaagta encodes the following:
- the LOC128206521 gene encoding uncharacterized protein LOC128206521; this encodes MDLYQYLLVLLGYIATSAVCLLPVDPRRYPNKEESTSRQNLQVQMKELLNLAMIRADILRRLGITDPPLRPTPNPYTTKPPPIYNGIPFRLLDITRVLSESPGKSADTNIIQFKLSDIPSDNRTVVDMVNLLVRVKYKKKRKQERLDKLAKSSELRNTDTLSKKNKKKRRRKRNLEIELTVSNVTDDGKQGSVLTSVRSRLKKTKSLRLTLHPSVLERASNSDDPTLKLHIVCNGCGRRASLILLHRLKKRKATKRKGVARSLHKRRPVLFIQSHKLVTS